The sequence below is a genomic window from Lolium perenne isolate Kyuss_39 chromosome 7, Kyuss_2.0, whole genome shotgun sequence.
CGCATATTTGTGGTGCGCACTACTGCACGCTGCAAAATAGAACTTTCGTGTGGGCATCCCAATCGACAATCTGAAGTCTCGTGTGCAAAATCACTTGCATCCCTCCTCGACCTCGGCTGGTGAAATTCTAGCCATGCTGGGCGGTTCTGGCACTCCCCCACCCCTCCCTTCTTCTTTGCCCCCTTCGCTGCCGCCGAAGCAATTCCATTTGCTCAGAAACCACCAAGCCACCAGCGCATCCAACCCTAACACCGCCATTGTCTGCGGTCAGATGTTTGTGCCGCCACGGTCCCGCGTCGCATTGATGCTAGTCCCACCTCCGGCGCCCATCACTAAGATAAGGAAGCTGACACTGGCCAGTGAGAAGCGGGTGGTGTCTTCAGTGGTGCCACGACAGAAGAAGGGCAAAATCAGCGCCAGGCTGTAAGGCAAACCCCCGACAGTGAATGCCAAGCAGGCGACTAAAAAATTCCAGACACTGCCACTTCCCCCGGTGCCACCCCCGCCGGTAGCAACTGAAGAGGAGGTTAAGCTGTTTGTTGTACACACGCGTTTTCGGCGTAATGTCTGATAGGTACGCAGTttgttttttttcttgttttcaaTTATGTAGATGAATATAAATGATCAATTGAAATTTAGGTTTGATGAGTGTTCAATTTGGTTTTTTTGTAGTGTTGATTATGAAACGTTTATGTCAACTATGAAAATTGGTTTCACACATTCATAAGATCATCGGTCTCAATATATACCCTCACAAGAATATGACCGACAATATATATGATGATATCCACTTGGAGGTTGAAGGTGGGGTGAGAGTTTTGTTGTTGCACCGAGGGGGAGATCGGCCAATTATAACGGGTGGATTCATGGCTTGCATGGTAGCTCCCAATCCTCCTATGGGTGGTGGCTTTGGACCTTCGATGGGTGATGCCATGGGCTCCTACAATATTCCCAACATCGATGTTTCGAATGAATAAGACGAAGAAACCAATGGTGAAGATGACGCATGAGTGTCGTTTGCATTGTTTTCATGATTGTGATGTGCTTGTATGAACATAGATTATTTTTGTGAACTTGTTTGTGTTCAACTATGCTATGCTTTTGAACCATGTCATGTATTTGGACTATGCTATATACGATTACTTGTGACATGAAGATAAAGAACAAATTAGTTCCATTAGCTACAGTACGAGAGGCATAACTTGTAGCAAAGTAGTTTTGTAAGTTATAGTAACCACATGCCGTAAAGAAACTTATACTTTTGGCAGAAAAAAAGGCATATGTCTCAAATGTCCTGTATATCCATGAACCTTtagaaaaaaattctcaaaacttTCACATGATTTTCCATGATGTTTACAAGGTAGATCTGATTCCGAGAGCACATTTGTGTTCTTGGTGGTCAGTAGGTTTTTACCTAGCACGTAAATTTTGTGATGTTCAAAGTTACTTACTCATGCATATTCTATACAGCTTGACTTTTAATTTTCAAATAAGTATATTAATAGGATTAAAATTCCATTTCTACACTCACACGTgactttcttggtgtaaaatgtttTTTCCAGAAATAAATCATTGCTCATGTGGTTTCAGATGGAATTAGATGCATGATTAGGTTCAAACCAATCGTCATGCTGCTGATTTCTGGAAACTTTAGTGCTATGGAGATTAACCTGCCAACTTGCAAGGTTGCAAATGGAGAACATTAACTAGAAACAAGAGTGGTGATTTGCAGAGCTAGAACAAAATTTCATGGCACAGATACGTTGACAAGCTACAACTACATGGTATATATGATATGATGCTGTACAACTACATGGAGTAGTAGAGAACTAGCAGTCTAGCACACATGTGAGCATGCGTGCACCTTGCCGGAGACCAACTTGGGTGACCGGCCGGCGGAGGCCTACACCGGCAGCTCCGTCGTCAACGCGGGCTGATCGTCCTCTTCCGGCGGCTCAACCTCCGCGCGGCAAAGCGGGCACGTGTCGTGCGACGCCAGCCACAGGTCGATGCACTCCACGTGGTACAGGTGCTTGCACAAGGGCAGCAACCGCACCATCTCGCCTGCTTGCACCGTGCCGAGGCACACCGAGCACTGCGCACCGTCGCCGCTGCCGCTGTGCCTGGCAGACCCGGTGTACGCGAACTCCGGTATCTTGGTGAGGTCCACGCTGCGACCACGGCCTCCCGCCGCGTCCGTAtccgccgcggcggcggcgaccgGTGCTCGGTTGCGGATATGGTAGCAGAAGAAGACGAGGACGAAGATGATCGCGACGCCCACcaggccgacgcaggtgtagcTGAAGATCACCGTCCCTTTGTTGAGGTGATGCGCGCGCTCCGA
It includes:
- the LOC127313983 gene encoding RING-H2 finger protein ATL39-like, yielding MASFGPTAMPNSERAHHLNKGTVIFSYTCVGLVGVAIIFVLVFFCYHIRNRAPVAAAAADTDAAGGRGRSVDLTKIPEFAYTGSARHSGSGDGAQCSVCLGTVQAGEMVRLLPLCKHLYHVECIDLWLASHDTCPLCRAEVEPPEEDDQPALTTELPV